The following are encoded together in the Bradyrhizobium sp. CCGUVB1N3 genome:
- a CDS encoding TldD/PmbA family protein, translating into MNASPSASSTLSSKANRDLFDQSALSDLAQRLVEAARRAGADAADAVAVRGISQGVEVRDGRVEESERSEGDDVGLRVLVGQRQAVVSTNDVSGDAVTKLAERAVAMAKVAPLDKYVGLADPALLARDFPDLDLLDPDVPATAELERRALEAEAAALAVKGVTKSGGASASAGIGGMVLVTSTGFHGSYLRSSQGISATAITGEGTSMERDYDFTSAPHAADLLSPETVGRSAGERTVARFNPRKVETCKVPVVFDPRVAGSLVGHLVGAINGASIARKTSFLKDKLGQQLFARNIRIIDDPLRKRGLRSQAFDAEGVAAKSQALVDEGVLTTWLLDCATARELGLQTTGHAHRGVSSSPSPGPYNLHLEAGTPTPAELISDIAQGFYVTDLIGSGVNGVTGDYSRGASGFWIENGKTTYPVSEVTIAGHLFEIFKSMQPANDLQFRYGINAPTVRIEGLTLGGR; encoded by the coding sequence GTGAACGCTTCACCATCCGCAAGCTCGACGCTTTCGTCCAAAGCCAACCGCGACCTGTTCGATCAGTCCGCACTGTCAGATCTCGCGCAGCGGCTGGTTGAGGCGGCCAGGCGTGCCGGCGCGGACGCGGCCGATGCGGTCGCCGTGCGCGGCATCTCGCAGGGCGTCGAGGTCCGCGACGGCCGCGTCGAGGAATCGGAGCGTTCCGAGGGCGATGATGTCGGCCTGCGCGTGCTGGTCGGTCAGCGCCAGGCGGTGGTCTCGACCAACGACGTCAGCGGCGACGCCGTGACCAAGCTCGCGGAACGCGCGGTTGCGATGGCGAAGGTCGCCCCGCTCGACAAATATGTCGGGCTCGCCGATCCCGCGCTGCTGGCGCGCGACTTCCCCGATCTCGATCTGCTCGATCCCGACGTGCCTGCCACCGCCGAGCTCGAGCGGCGCGCGCTGGAAGCCGAAGCCGCCGCCCTTGCCGTGAAAGGCGTGACGAAATCCGGTGGCGCGTCCGCTTCCGCCGGCATCGGCGGCATGGTGCTGGTGACGAGCACCGGTTTCCACGGCTCCTACCTGCGTTCCAGCCAGGGCATCTCGGCCACCGCGATTACCGGCGAAGGCACGAGCATGGAGCGCGACTACGATTTCACCTCGGCGCCGCATGCCGCCGACCTGTTGTCGCCGGAAACCGTCGGTCGCTCTGCGGGCGAGCGCACCGTGGCACGCTTCAACCCGCGCAAGGTCGAGACCTGCAAGGTGCCCGTCGTGTTCGATCCGCGCGTCGCCGGCTCGCTGGTCGGCCATCTCGTCGGCGCCATCAACGGTGCCTCGATCGCGCGCAAGACCAGCTTTCTGAAGGACAAGCTCGGCCAGCAGCTCTTTGCCAGGAACATCCGCATCATCGACGATCCCCTGCGCAAGCGCGGCCTACGCTCGCAGGCCTTCGACGCCGAAGGCGTCGCGGCAAAGAGCCAGGCGCTGGTCGACGAGGGCGTGCTGACGACGTGGCTGCTCGATTGCGCAACCGCGCGCGAACTCGGGCTTCAGACCACCGGCCACGCCCATCGCGGCGTCTCCTCGTCGCCTTCGCCGGGGCCGTACAATCTGCATCTCGAAGCCGGAACGCCAACGCCGGCCGAGCTGATCTCGGACATCGCCCAGGGCTTCTACGTCACCGACCTGATCGGCTCCGGCGTCAACGGCGTCACCGGCGACTACAGCCGCGGCGCCTCGGGCTTCTGGATCGAGAACGGCAAGACCACCTATCCCGTCAGCGAGGTCACGATCGCGGGCCATCTGTTCGAGATCTTCAAGTCGATGCAGCCGGCGAACGATCTCCAGTTCCGCTACGGCATCAATGCGCCCACGGTGCGCATCGAGGGTTTGACGCTTGGCGGACGCTGA